AAAAACAGCAGTTTAGATGAAAAGTGAGAAATGGTATCATAGCTCATCGCTCATTCACACGTATTCACATTAAATCAGTCAGCGTCATGTTAGCCAACAACAAACCCAATTAAGCGAAGGTAAAGGATAACCATGAGCGATTAAACTTTTACTATAGCCAGTACCTCAGTAGAAACTTAATCAGCAGCCCGTGATTGAAATGCTTATATAGTAGGTGATTATTTTATTGCCTCTTCCTCTGTTTACTGTATGTAGTAGGTGATAATTTATTGGCTGTGTTTCTGAGTGTAGTGTAGTGTAGAGAGCCTTCCTTTAGACATCCCAGGATCATATTATTGGACAAGCTAATGTTGGACAAATGTCTAGCACAATATTATTGAAATATGTTATTTTATTCTGTTTGATGAGAAAGTAATGTACCAAGAAAAGAATTCTAGGCTCCAGGCCTCCACATGACCTTGACTTGCatgagtggttagaagatggatagatggatagacacACTATATGGGTAAAAGtgctgggacacacctcttaattatTGAATTCAGGAGTTTCATTCCAACCTATTGCTACAGGTGTATAAAACCAAGCACTTAACCACACAAtctggtttacaaacatttgcgaaaAATTTGATTGTTCCAAAGAGTGAATTCAAAcatggtactgtcataggatgccccCTTTGCAATATTCAGtacatgaaatttcttccctgctagatattccaaaGTGAActattagtggtattataacaaagtggaggCGTTTACAAACAGCAGAAGTTGTCTGTAATATATTTGTGTCCCACACCCTGCTTTCCTGGGTAGGACTCAGGCTCACTGTAACTTACTGCTGGACAAGCTGCTATGCATGCTGGGTGGAAAGTGagcattttatttcatgaagGGGTTATGTAGCCTTTCCCTTATTTAATCTCATTTCCCATCACAGTTCGCTCATTCCCCATAGACATTAATTTCTCAAGGATTTGGGTAAAATGCATTCAGCCTTTTTAAATTTTaacatatttattttgtttcaaaTTTTATTCGTGATCCGATCACTTTCAGGACTGCGAACTGGCAGAATGGAtgcaattttcttttttttttttcagtgtgtcaGATAAGTGACCTCTTACCCGTAATTCAATATTACTCTCTTCTCTTCTGTGTACTGTACTCCAGTACTGTATTTCAGGAAAGTTCATAGACTTGAATGTATAATACATCTGTTCTTTTCTGGTCAGAGTGCACAGCGGCTGTCTCAGCAGGAGACTGGAGTCATGGATGTGCAGCTGGAGGCAGATACTGGAGACATGGGCCTGGATGGGCTTAATGACCATGCAAGCAGAGGGGACCACAACACACAAGCAGACCACAGCAGCGCCACGGTGGACCATTCAGGTGAGTCTTTGCTGTTCTCTGCCTGTGTTTATGGTTACCAGGTACTTTTCTCTCAACTGAAACAGACAAATATGAtgtatttttgtttcatttggTTGAAACTTTGATATGGTTTTCATGCTGTAGCTGTTGCATTGTTGTAACTATTCAAATGAGCTGTCTGTTTTAAAAGGTCCATATCTGGTGTGCAATGTCTGTGTAACAGAGGCGACTTCTGAGGAGGCCCCAAGTTTGGATAGAACAAATCAAATGAGTTGTGATTCCCATTTGACTGGTGAGGTCACCACCAGTGAGGACACCAGTCCCATCCCTCATGGTGCATCTGACCTCACACAAAGAACAGGTAACAGGATTGTGTTAAATGTTTACACGTTTAGCTTCTACTGATTCCATGAGATCTTCATCTTTGTCAGAGTTTGGGGAGCAGCTTCCTGTGtatagtagtacactcttacttaatgtatcaattaaccagaaagtaagTGTTAGCTACGTACATTAATCAATCATATTGGTATGTGTATTTCAAGTAttgtactatatttgttcatgattcatACATGAGTAGTAACTGATTTACTAAGTTacttatgttcctttaagtaaataattgacttgatggggcacaaataatgtaataTTATGTTATTACGTTTGTATTAATTACCctcaaactaagtcttagttacattctgatctcatgtttgttcatcattaatgagttGTAACGCATGTTTTATCCCAaggagttactatatttgttattatATCTGATCATTTTGGAaatctttgtgaactactgaaggaactactgaaggaactactgaaggaaccggaaatgaataacacaagtgaaacacTGATCTCACATTTGTTCATCTTTAATGAATTGTGACGCATCCTTTTTCTGAAGTAGCTAATATATgtcttcatgatttgtactccaGTATTTGATTTACTGCTACGATGCGGTGCTTATGTATTCATAAACATCTAAAGATGTTTCAGCTCAAGCTGTAGATGTCAAGTAAGATCTATACCTTCTCTGCATTTATGGTGCAAAATGTCCATCACAGGATGTTTTGTAGTTCAGTTGGTCACTGATCCTCTTTGCTGGAAATCACAGCATTATGGCCATTTATCCTTAGTGCCAATTCATACAGATTTTGGTATGCAGATTTATGATAATAGGATCCAGCAGTAATGATGTCCTGTCCGGCTTCTCTCACCCAGAATTTACCACCTGTGAGAAGCGCCTtaagcacagcagcatccagtCCGGGCAGGTAACCAATGGGGCCCCACCTATCCGCACCTCACCATCTCTGTCAACCGGTCGGCTGAGCTGGTCCCCACCACAGTCCACCAAAAACAACGGGCAGGTCCATCTGGACAAGAAGCACTTGCCATCCACCTCCACAGCCAACAGCCAGCACAGCCTGAAGACCACATCCCAGATTCAGCAGGCGCCTGGAGATGGTAAGAGAGGGACCCTTGACATATACATGAACTCACACTCGTGTCATTTCTACATGACAGCGTGCAAACTGCAGTAATTAAATTCATGTGTCTATCCAGAGCACATTCCCACTGGCTGCAGTGAATTATAACCTTTGCCTTCATGCACTTCATTACACTTCGTTTTGCAAGCTCAGAAGGAATCTATTCATTCAAGGGAATTTGGCAACATGTTGCACTACTTCTCACTGTTTATTAGCTAGAATAAATcttctttaaataaaaaaaaaagatttatttaAGGTTTGTATTTAAAGGGCTGAACTGTATATATCCATGTAATTATTAGGATTGGGGATGACAGTGAAAATACTAATAAAGTGATAATAGACAGAATCTGCTTTTATAAGTTCATGCCTGTAAGCCAAATCACTTCATACTGTGAGTTAATATAAAAAGAGAACAGGCTATATAGTAATGGGGATGTGAGTGAATTCAGATGCATCACATCTCCTAGACAcgttattttcattttaagtgCAAGAATGTATAACACAGAAGTACTCTTCCCCTTAGGCGCTGATGTCTTTCAGGGTCATCGCTAAACGTTAATGCATTCTCATTTTCTTATTTTACATGTTGTACagtttttaacattttaatggTATCAAGTGCTATTAAGATTTCCATCGTACCTCAagtgttaaaatgttttatttaattattttaacattAAGCAGTACCCATTTAATTGGtatttataaaaaatgtttCCCCCTCTATAGATCCTTTAAACCAGATCTACAAATAATCAATAATCAATTATAATCAGTTACAATCCACTAATATCACAGCCAATCTATGAATATGAAGAGAAGTGGATCTTTATACATTTGGTGTTacaagggcataactttggtttgaacattgGGGCATTGAAGCTTCTGCTAATTTAGGGGGAGACAGGATTATTGGGGGGTTGTATTAGCCGGTCTTTGAGGGTTACGCCCCGCCCACCCCCTCATAATTTACGCCCATGTGTTATAACACACACAGCCTGCATTTCTGCCACTTCCTCCTCTGCCGTTCGTATTTTTTCCGTCTTGTTCACTtccaccctcccccctccctgcaAAGTAAATATTCCTCCGCTAttcatttgattcttccttcgTCCCGGTCTGATCCTCCCCACCTGCTCTGTGCTTCCCGTTTCCGTGGTTTTTTCCTGATtctatgttttgtttttcatcctctgctgacttctgattctCACGTTTATCCTCCTTGCATCCCCTTTCTCACCCGGCCATCCAAACCTTTGTTacattttatgtttgtttgtacTTATCTGTCATATGTATTTACTTATTACTTTTAATTAAAGTCACTCCTACACACTTCCGGAACTTCTTTACCCTCTGATACTCTGCATCCTCCTCCCCTTTTTACAGTGTTACGCTCCTTCCTTCAGCTGTTCCTTCATCATCATCTAATCAGCACTTACCGCCTTGCCCTGAACTTGGTTCCTCGTTGTCttttcctctttctctctctgtctctcgctccctctttctctcagaGCCGTGTGCCTCTATCGTGCTGAATTGCCTTTTCTGCCGTCTGTCGGACTGCTTCCTAGCACTTGGGGAGTTCTGCCGTCGCTGCGTTTTCTCCTTCTGCTCCTGCATGTGCTGCTGTGAATCCCCGCCTCTGGACCCCCTCCTGGTGGAAGCCTCGCCCTGTGCGTCCTGCACCTTACAGCCCACCTGCCCAAGCTGGGATCCCTGTCTTTGCACCATAGAGTGCCTGGAGCTGGGAATGGAGATTTCACAGCTGCTTCTACGCTAGAGTGGCGGGTGTTTAAAAAGGAGGATTAAGGATTAAGAAAAAGGACACCCATAAAATGTTGTTGAGCATGCATGCTACGGAAGCAGAGAGCGGTATACCTATTGTGGTGATTATTATATTGCCACGTCAAGAGAACAACATAGACAAATAATCACAGGCACGGCCGTTCTTGCCTTCCGTCGGGGGTTGATCTGGGGTTGCAGAGAGTGCTAGTTGCTGATGGGGAGGCAGGTAGGAGGGAGGGAAGAAGGAGAACCAGGAGGCTAAAAGGAGGACACCAGCAGCAGTCCAGGCAGAGGGCTGGAAAACTGGACTGTGCAGACGGAATCCAGGCGATGGTCACCCTATTGTCCACTGACTCCCCAGATGCTTCGTCCTGCCCTTAAcacacctgtctgtctgtctgtctgtctgtctgctcaaGCCAGAACAAAGAGGTTTTTAAACAGATCAAATGTCATTCAGCTCATGCAGTCAAAATGGTTAGTATTACTTAACGCTTCACAAATTGCTGTGCGCGTcaaccaggggcgccgctagcaattttgggccctatgacaaaatatgaggttgggcccccctaccacacccattcagatctctgggggcccctaaagggcgtgggcccttagaattgtcccaactttcccccccttagcggcgcccctggcgtCAACATGAAGCTAACACCCATTTTACTTTGCAAGCCGCTTCCTCTGAATTCGCTATTTGCTCTTCGTTCTGTTATTTCGATAATCTCATTCTACATTCTCACGGTAAATAAACAGAAGGCAGCCATTAAGCTCCTTTCCGCCGGACTCTGAGAGCACTTACAGGAGAGGCTTCCAGGAACAGCCATGGCTGTACACTCAGAAATAACAGCAAGGCACGGAATTAGCAATTATAGTGGGTGGCAGATGGGTGAATGTGTCCCTCCAGAACTGAAATTTCGTCAGTTACTTTAACCAAGCATGTACAATATTGGccaatattacatttatttatatatacagtatatgcacaGTATATTATCACAATACTGTAACACacagaattattattattattattagcatcattattattgttatcattattatcattattattataaaattacaGTATTATGGCTTGGGAACCTACATGGTATGGTGACCGGGCCTTATGCTCTTCTAGTGATCTTTTAACACAGACACTGAATTTGTTTATCCTATTTAATTACATACAGTCTACTTAGGTCATTAATTAATGTTAAGATTCAAGACTCAGTAAAGGGAATTAAGCTCTAAATATGTCAGACCTAATAAACATTTATAACAGATTTTTGTAACATTTTTGGAGTGAGGTCCTGAATGAGAtaagtgtgtggctgtgtgtgggaTTCTCCGGAAGCTATGTCACGacggtgtgtgtctctctgcagatTGCTGCGTGCACTGTGTTCTGGCCTGCCTGTTCTGTGAGCTGTGGTCTCTGTGCTCCGTGATGGTGCAGTGCCTGGCCTGTGGACAAGGCTGTGAAGCGCTGTGCTGCTGTGGGAGCGAAGCCACAGGAGACATGGCATGTGGAGAGGATGCGTGCTGCGATGCATTGGATTGTGGGATATTGGAGGACTGCTGTGAGTCCTCTGACTGTCTGGAGATCTGTCTCGAGTGTTGCTCCATTTGCTTCCCAGCTTAGCTGTGACCCATCGTGAACATTAACTATTGCTACACAGGTCCCGAAaatacataattaaaaaaatgaaatttcatttttgctagactattaaatataatttaattattttaccCTGTGAGTGACGTTTCATCCAGGGttcctgtgctgtctgggataggctttTGGGGCCCCCAGTGACCCTGACAAGGATAACTGattggattgatggatggatagactttAGCTTTACCTTAACACTCAACCTAGCAACTCGTCACTGTCAAATGAGACACATATCTCCAATAATCCATTATTTCTGGAGAAAAAACACATTCTCACAGAAATTACTTTGCAACATAAACCTAAAAGAACACAACTTAGTGACAGAAATAGATTATCATTACACACCCATCAGTGAACTCTTCAATGTTTTAAATGGACTCACTTGGATGATTGATAGTGAGGCAAATATACTCACTGACAAAAatagttaagcacccagaagaAATGGTCTGATTTGGTGATTGAAATGTGATTTGGTACGTGTGCAGACCAGCGATGGGTATGCAAATTACTTGATTTGCAAagaactggaactgctagtGGCTAGTGACCAGACACAGATGACCCCTCATAGATGAAGtagacagcattaccagcacttgaCAGAGTTTAACAGGGGTCGTGTTGTGGATTTGCATGAGGCTGGGGGGTCGTATCATGCGACTGCCCGGCATGTGGGGGatgcagatgtcacagtcacccgatgttggaaccaatgggcacgtgaggcacccacacacgtcgtgatgGTTCAGGTcgcccaagacagaccacaccaaggGAGGATCGTCGCCAAGCATGACTGAACCCCATGACATCAGCGTCTGCCATCCAGACACAGGtattggactctctacaacaccccgCGTCATCCTGCACTGTGTCTCGGTGCCTGGCATCAGCCGGACTCTGGGTTCACCACCCCATGCATAGGCAGACTCAATGCCAGTCTGCAGGATCTCGAGGGCCAGGCCATTTACAACAGCTGTGGGCCGACTTGCCACAGGAGAGGATACAATGGCTGTAGGACTCCCTTCAGCATTATATCACTGCATGTATCCAGGCCTGGGGGaacctactgacatgggacatCAGCAACGTGCCCATGCTGCCAACTCTGTTGTCCATttcatctgatattataatcacacAGAAACAAACTAATCTTGCTCTATATTTCAATTAAAAATTCTTAGTTAGCTAGTTATCTAGCTATTAACGTTACGTTGTTAAAATGAGTGATATAATGAAGAATCCATAAAAAACTCATCATTTATACAAACGAATACAAACATAAATACTAGTAAAATAGATGACTTCATACGCCTTTTCATTGGTCAGTTAGATGTTAAATGCTATCAGTAGACAGCATTCTGTGAAGttttttgctttctgtcatgtgGAGATCCTTTAATTACAGAAGTGCTGAATGCACTGGATCAAGGCATTTGATCTGAATTCCATGGTTAGATATGATTATTGAGGACGCTTCACAAGTGTAGGATGCCAAACAAATTATAAAGTTAATAGTGACCAGTTCTGTGCTCCCATTTCTGTGACTGACATTTTACGGAAAAAACGGATCCAACATGAGAAATGAGATTGTTTGTGTTTCATATCCCAAATGATGATTTCAGGTAAATTGATTGTGGTGCTGTTTGTCATGTCACACGAGTCCAGCATATCTGGACAACAGTTATAATTTATGATATATTAATCATACAAGCTTTAATCAGACATGGAGTCACAACAGCAACCAGCCAAACTCGGATCCCAGTTTTTTTAAGTCTTGCATGAATCCTTGGTGCACTGAAAAATGATGCTCAAATGATGCTAAACTTCTCACTGAGACTTGCATCAAACTGTGAACCAAAAGCCAGGAAACGAAGTATTTCTTAGTTTTTCCCAGAATGTTTAAGTATCGTTTGCTGTAGTTTCAGTGAAGTGAATGTGGTGACCATTATTTTTATACGTTTCTTTCGTGTGGTTCTTTCTTTCTAGTTATCCCCagactattaaatgtaattttttcatcgttaaaaatcaatttaaatGTGAAGATCGTAAATATATTAACAATTACGATccacaattaaaaatatttttatatgtttaaatGGGGGTTTTGTATGCCCGCGTGTGCATTACAGTGTCTGTAGTTATTACACATCTGTCAGTGTTTGGGGGCTTTACTGAGGTGATGCTGAATGTCAGAGTCAAGCAATATAAAGAGTCGTTGTCTCACTCTCCCCCCTCCTCGGGCCCGTTTTGCAGGACTTCCAGTCCTCAGTCAatgtgcattaaaaaaaaacaaaaaaaatatatgttataGGTTACTTTGGGTCTGCAGGCCTTTTATTTTATGTAATGTCaaaataataaagtatttttCATCCCATCACCATAAGTGGCAGGCATGATTTTCCGCTGTACCAAAAAACACGGTTCCTGTTTTGGAAATGTTCTACCCCTCCAACCTCGCCCAGGCTGGCATAATATTTGTGATCCATTCCCGCCAAAAACAGCATGGTGTCCTTTTCATTTTGTCCATCCTTCTCGCTTAATTACTACATGTATTACTTATGTTCTAGGTGTGGCAGGTTCCAATAAGATGTTGGTATTGGGACACCAGAAACCATTACACTCCAAAGACAGGTTTTTCTCTAAATATATCAATAATAAATCTACATCAATAACAtataaaatcaatttttaaaaagttcattATAATTAATAATGAGATGT
This genomic stretch from Brienomyrus brachyistius isolate T26 chromosome 6, BBRACH_0.4, whole genome shotgun sequence harbors:
- the zgc:113363 gene encoding myoD family inhibitor — its product is MDVQLEADTGDMGLDGLNDHASRGDHNTQADHSSATVDHSEATSEEAPSLDRTNQMSCDSHLTGEVTTSEDTSPIPHGASDLTQRTEFTTCEKRLKHSSIQSGQVTNGAPPIRTSPSLSTGRLSWSPPQSTKNNGQVHLDKKHLPSTSTANSQHSLKTTSQIQQAPGDDCCVHCVLACLFCELWSLCSVMVQCLACGQGCEALCCCGSEATGDMACGEDACCDALDCGILEDCCESSDCLEICLECCSICFPA